A single genomic interval of Juglans regia cultivar Chandler chromosome 1, Walnut 2.0, whole genome shotgun sequence harbors:
- the LOC108995990 gene encoding rho GDP-dissociation inhibitor 1-like gives MEGGKRGEGAGPSSGGSSSAGGVGDQRPKKEKETSEEPSGVLGGVGEEEEEEEEEDHNDDAKDDRLVAGFVPGPLVSLKEQIEKDKDDDSLRRWKEKLLGCLESDLNDQMEPEVKFHSIGIISDEFGEITSPLPVDESRNGHVLFTLREGSQYRLKLTFSVLHNIVSGLTYSNTVWKGGVQVDQSEGMLGTFAPQPEPYVHTLDEETTPSGVLARGTYSAKLKFEDDDKRCHLELEYSFEIKRAAR, from the exons atggAGGGTGGTAAGAGAGGGGAGGGAGCAGGACCATCATCGGGAGGGTCTTCATCGGCTGGTGGTGTTGGTGATCAAAgaccaaaaaaggaaaaggaaacgAGTGAGGAGCCAAGTGGAGTTCTTGGTGGTgtgggagaagaagaagaagaagaagaggaagaagatcatAATGATGATGCTAAGGATGATAGGCTTGTTGCTGGTTTTGTTCCTGGCCCTTTGGTTTCTCTCAAGGAACAGATTGAGAAAGACAAG GATGATGACAGCTTAAGGAGGTGGAAAGAGAAGCTGCTTGGTTGCTTGGAAAGTGATTTAAATG ACCAAATGGAACCTGAAGTCAAGTTCCACTCCATCGGGATTATCTCTGATGAATTTGGGGAGATCACTTCTCCCTTGCCTGTTGATGAAAGTCGGAATGGTCATGTGTTGTTCACTCTCAGGGAGGGATCTCAGTATCGGCTTAAGCTGACATTCAGTGTTCTGCACAACATAGTTTCAGGCCTGACCTACTCCAATACAGTGTGGAAAGGGGGAGTTCAAG TTGATCAAAGCGAAGGAATGTTGGGCACTTTTGCCCCTCAACCAGAACCATATGTGCACACCCTTGATGAGGAGACCACTCCATCTGGCGTGCTCGCTAGGGGAACCTACTCAGCGAAGCTCAAG TTTGAAGATGATGACAAGAGATGTCATTTGGAACTCGAGTATTCATTCGAGATCAAAAGAGCAGCTAGATGA